The genomic segment CTTCCACGATAGACTTCATACATTAATAAGCTTGCCGCTACACTTGCGTTCAGACTTTGAACATGACCAGTCATCGGTATGGTAATCATGCCATCCATTTGTTCTTTTACTAAACGAGAAATCCCTTTTCCTTCGTTGCCCATTACTAGTCCAATTGGCAATGTTGTTTCCCATTGACGGTAATCTTGACCTTCCATGTCTGTTCCATACAACCACAATCCGCGTTCTTTTAATTCTTTAATTGCTTGAACCAGGTTCGTTACTCGTGCAACAGGAACATGTTCGATTGCTCCAGTAGAAGCTTTGGCTACCGTAGCTGTCAATCCTACAGCACGTCTTTTTGGAATAATGATACCATGTGCTCCGATAGCATCAGCTGTTCTCATAATGGAACCTAAATTATGCGGATCTTCAACTCCGTCTAAAAGAATGAAAAACGGATCTTCATTTTTTTGAGCTGCTACTGCGAATAGATCATCAATTGTCGCATATTGGAAAGCAGAAGCTGCTACAACTACACCTTGGTGATTCATTCCATCTACTAACTGATCCAATTTAGTTTTGGGCACAAACGAAATTTGAACACTGCGTTTTTTAGCTAAATTTTGGATTTCTTCCATCTTAGCTCCGCTTAAACCTTCTTGTAGAAAAATTTTATTAATATCACGTTCAGATTTCAATACTTCAATAGCTGGCAAGCGTCCTGCAACTAAATCACGATCTGTTTCTTGCTCTTCTACTTCATCTTTAACTGGTTTAACAGCTTGTCGGGCTGGTTTTTTTGAAAAAGACGGCTTTTTAGGCTGGCTGTTGCGTTTACCAAAATTTTTATTATCTCTTGTCATCTTTTGTATCCTCCACTTTCTTAATACACCAACGGATCAATTCTTCCATACGCTCGGTTTGTTTTGCTAAATGTAAGTATCCCATCAGTGATTCAAATCCAGTAGCTACACGATAAGTCGTGATATCTGCATTTTTGGCTGAAGTATAACTTTTAGAGTTTCGGCCACGTTTGTACATCGTTACTTCTTCTTCCGTTAAAAAGCCTTCTACTGCTAGCATTTCATGCATCAAGAAACTTTGTGCTTTGGCTGATACAAAATGTGTCGCTGTTTTATGCAATTGACTTGGCTTTGTGTATCCTTGTCCTACTAAATAATCGCGAATATAGATTTCGTATATGGCATCTCCTACATAAGCTAATGCTAGCCCATTTAATAATGCCCAGTTTTTTTCCGTCATATCTTTATTATCCTCTTCTCCATCTTGTTCCTTGCGGTGTATCGTCTAAAATAATGCCTTCTTCTTTCAACTGATCTCTAATCTCATCACTACGTTGGAAATTTTTCATCGCACGTGCTGTATTTCTTTCTTCAATCAATTGTTCAATGGTTTCATCTAACAATTCAGTTTCCCCAAAAGTGATACCAAATACTTGAATTAATTCCTGATACTGATCCAACATAGCTTCTAGAACAGCTTTAGAAACAAACGCACGTTCGCTATAAATATTCATAGCTTTTGCCATTTCGTAAACGACTGTAATGCCATTAGCAGAATTAAAATCATCGTCCATTTCTTTAATAAAATCTGCTTTAAATGATTTGATCTGTTTTAGCATTTTTTCATCATCTTCGCTTGTTGCAGCTGCATCTTTTAAACGGTAGTTGACGTTGTCATAAGCCATTCTTACTTTCGTTAAATTAGCTTTAGCTTCTTCAATGGTCGTATCATTGTAACTAATGGGTCTGCGGTATTGAGTCGTTGCCATAAAGAAACGTAAAATTTGGGGATCTATTTGTTTGATCATATCGTGAACCAATACAAAATTGCCAAGTGATTTACTCATTTTTTCATTATCCATCGTTACAAATCCATTATGCATCCAATAATGTGCAAAGGGATGACCTGTTTTAGCTTCGCTTTGGGCAATTTCATTTTCATGATGTGGGAAGGCTAAGTCTTGTCCGCCGGCATGAATATCGATTGTATCGCCTAAATATTTTGTGGCCATTACAGAACATTCAATATGCCAGCCTGGACGCCCTGCTCCCCAAGGAGATTCCCAAGAAATTTCATCTGCTTTAGCCGATTTCCATAAAGCAAAGTCTAGCGGATCTTCTTTTTTATTATTTTCTTGGTCATTTAAACGATTGCTTGCTCCAACTTCTAGGTCATCGATTGAGATATCACTTAATTTTCCATACTCTTTAAATTTTCTAGTGCGGTAGTAAACATCACCTTCTGCTTCATAAGCATACCCTTTTTTTATCAATACTGCTATAAAATCAATGATTTCAGACATATTTTCCATTACACGAGGATAATGTGTTGCTTCTTCTACTCCTAATGCATGGGTATCTTCATGATAAGCTGCAATAAACTTATCCGCTATTTCTGGAGCTGTTAGATTCATTTCTTTTGCTGTACGAATAATTTTATCGTCTACATCTGTAAAATTGGACACATATGCTACATCATAGCCTCGGTACTCCAAATATCTTCTAACGGTATCAAAAGCAACTGTACTGCGAGCATTACCAATATGAATATAATTATAAACTGTTGGTCCACAAACATACATTGATACTTTGCCTTCTTCTATTGGAACAAACTCTTCTTTTTTTCTCGTTAATGTATTATAGATTTTTAGCATAGCTGCTCTCCTTTTCTATTTAAAGACAGATTTTTAATGGGAAAGTTTTTCTCCATTTAATTTGACTACTTTAGCAGGAATCCCAACTGCAGTTGAATTAGCCGGTATCTCTTCTAAAACTACTGCTGATGCGCCAATTTTTGAATTATCTCCAATCCTAATAGGACCCAAAACTTGTACATGGGCTGACAATAAAACATTGTTTCCAATCGTAGGATGACGTTTTCCTTTATCTTTCCCAGTTCCACCTAATGTCACACCATGAAAAATAACAACTTCATCACCCACTTCAGCTGTTTCTCCAATGACAACACCCATACCATGATCAATGAACACTCTTCTGCCTAATACTGCTCCAGGATGGATTTCAATGCCGGTTAAAAAGCGAGAAAAATTAGCTAAGACACGACTGATCAAAAAGCCGTTACGTTGGTATAAAAAATGGGCCCATCGATGAAATAAAATCGCGTAAAAACTAGGATACGTTAATAGAATTTCAATTGTACTTTTTACTGAGGGATCATTCTTTTTGATTGTTTGAATGTCTTCTCTTAATCTCCTCATAGATTATTCCACCTTATTGGTTTCTTTCTGCAATTAATTTACTTTACAAAAAAAGTAGCGTCTTATATATAAAAGACGCTACTGCGTGGTTCCACTTTTCTTTATCGTCTTCTTCCTACTGAATAGAACAAACGACCTTTGACACGCTAACGGGTGTTAACCGATAAGAGTCTACTTTATTCAACTCTCTAACTCAGAGATGCACTTCACCCGATCACCACCATCTGCTTCCACCAGCACAGACTCTCTTTGGATGTTGATAGGGTTACTCTTTCTCGTCATCGTCTTTACTATTATTTAACTCAGCATTTTTTGACTAAAATTTTTGTGCTCTACTTCTT from the Carnobacterium inhibens subsp. inhibens DSM 13024 genome contains:
- the cysS gene encoding cysteine--tRNA ligase — protein: MLKIYNTLTRKKEEFVPIEEGKVSMYVCGPTVYNYIHIGNARSTVAFDTVRRYLEYRGYDVAYVSNFTDVDDKIIRTAKEMNLTAPEIADKFIAAYHEDTHALGVEEATHYPRVMENMSEIIDFIAVLIKKGYAYEAEGDVYYRTRKFKEYGKLSDISIDDLEVGASNRLNDQENNKKEDPLDFALWKSAKADEISWESPWGAGRPGWHIECSVMATKYLGDTIDIHAGGQDLAFPHHENEIAQSEAKTGHPFAHYWMHNGFVTMDNEKMSKSLGNFVLVHDMIKQIDPQILRFFMATTQYRRPISYNDTTIEEAKANLTKVRMAYDNVNYRLKDAAATSEDDEKMLKQIKSFKADFIKEMDDDFNSANGITVVYEMAKAMNIYSERAFVSKAVLEAMLDQYQELIQVFGITFGETELLDETIEQLIEERNTARAMKNFQRSDEIRDQLKEEGIILDDTPQGTRWRRG
- the epsC gene encoding serine O-acetyltransferase EpsC; this translates as MRRLREDIQTIKKNDPSVKSTIEILLTYPSFYAILFHRWAHFLYQRNGFLISRVLANFSRFLTGIEIHPGAVLGRRVFIDHGMGVVIGETAEVGDEVVIFHGVTLGGTGKDKGKRHPTIGNNVLLSAHVQVLGPIRIGDNSKIGASAVVLEEIPANSTAVGIPAKVVKLNGEKLSH
- the rlmB gene encoding 23S rRNA (guanosine(2251)-2'-O)-methyltransferase RlmB → MTRDNKNFGKRNSQPKKPSFSKKPARQAVKPVKDEVEEQETDRDLVAGRLPAIEVLKSERDINKIFLQEGLSGAKMEEIQNLAKKRSVQISFVPKTKLDQLVDGMNHQGVVVAASAFQYATIDDLFAVAAQKNEDPFFILLDGVEDPHNLGSIMRTADAIGAHGIIIPKRRAVGLTATVAKASTGAIEHVPVARVTNLVQAIKELKERGLWLYGTDMEGQDYRQWETTLPIGLVMGNEGKGISRLVKEQMDGMITIPMTGHVQSLNASVAASLLMYEVYRGRNKI
- a CDS encoding Mini-ribonuclease 3, yielding MTEKNWALLNGLALAYVGDAIYEIYIRDYLVGQGYTKPSQLHKTATHFVSAKAQSFLMHEMLAVEGFLTEEEVTMYKRGRNSKSYTSAKNADITTYRVATGFESLMGYLHLAKQTERMEELIRWCIKKVEDTKDDKR